One Bosea sp. 685 DNA segment encodes these proteins:
- a CDS encoding PotD/PotF family extracellular solute-binding protein — MTMTRRNLLSLIGATGTVGLAGPFLGRARAATGLTAAEWGGDVVEAMKQIAAKQDAAQFNWVLHQGGAGAILPKIKAGWPKVDYDYIAGWEGSFNSMIAEDWVETITAADVPNLADIPEKIMMRDAKGNVKAVPRAVGGMYFGYRTDTAPFAIGKVDDLFDKRLKGAICWPGPTQSMMLQIVALALQGGGNESNMEPGWKLMKDLAKSGNIGRIAVTDVDFTNSFTSGETSVGFFAEPSWAAVAKNFKITRLTKQAGMATFLYQSGFAVMKNRPNRKATCDFINFAISPEMSALYAKVAGEAPLNGKATTPPELAHLTFTPKEFESFVHVPDYKVVLGQQDAWAKRWEADIAPLL, encoded by the coding sequence ATGACGATGACACGCCGGAACCTTCTCTCCCTGATCGGCGCGACCGGCACGGTCGGGCTCGCCGGTCCGTTCCTGGGCAGAGCTCGGGCAGCGACTGGCCTCACGGCCGCCGAATGGGGCGGTGATGTCGTCGAGGCGATGAAGCAGATCGCCGCCAAGCAGGATGCGGCTCAGTTCAACTGGGTGCTGCATCAGGGCGGCGCCGGCGCCATCCTGCCCAAGATCAAGGCGGGCTGGCCCAAGGTCGATTACGACTACATCGCCGGCTGGGAAGGCTCCTTCAACAGCATGATCGCGGAGGATTGGGTCGAGACCATTACGGCAGCCGATGTCCCCAATCTCGCCGACATCCCCGAGAAGATCATGATGCGGGATGCCAAGGGCAATGTGAAAGCGGTGCCGCGCGCCGTCGGCGGCATGTATTTCGGCTATCGGACCGACACCGCCCCCTTCGCCATCGGCAAGGTCGACGATCTCTTCGACAAGCGCCTCAAGGGCGCGATCTGCTGGCCCGGCCCGACCCAGAGCATGATGCTGCAGATCGTCGCGCTCGCTTTGCAGGGTGGCGGCAATGAATCCAATATGGAGCCAGGCTGGAAGCTGATGAAAGACTTGGCGAAATCCGGCAATATCGGCCGCATCGCCGTGACCGATGTCGATTTCACCAACTCTTTCACCTCCGGCGAGACCTCGGTCGGCTTCTTCGCCGAGCCGAGTTGGGCCGCCGTCGCCAAGAACTTCAAGATCACCCGCCTGACCAAGCAGGCCGGCATGGCGACCTTCCTCTATCAGAGCGGCTTCGCCGTCATGAAGAACCGGCCAAACCGCAAGGCGACCTGCGATTTCATCAACTTCGCCATCAGCCCCGAGATGAGCGCGCTCTATGCGAAGGTCGCCGGCGAGGCGCCCCTGAACGGCAAGGCCACGACACCGCCGGAACTGGCCCATCTCACCTTCACGCCGAAGGAGTTCGAGAGCTTCGTGCACGTGCCGGACTACAAGGTGGTGCTGGGTCAGCAGGACGCCTGGGCCAAGCGCTGGGAAGCCGACATCGCACCGCTGCTATGA
- a CDS encoding ABC transporter substrate-binding protein, translated as MSLNRRSLLAGASLSMVAAAAPRAFAQADTIKIGLIAPMTGPFTSTGRMLDAGTRLYMRQKGETVAGKRIQLILRDDTGVADVTRRIAQEMVANDGVHVLAGFGLTPLALAVAPLATQAKVPQIVMMSATSVVTERSPFIIRTAFTQAQTTVPLAEWAYANGVRKVVSLVADYAPGIDAEAGFNNRFKALGGDIAQTIRAPLANRDFAPFLQRAADAKPDALFVFVPTGLGAALMKQFVERGLDKAGIRVLGEGSVTEDDIITQMDDSVLGMVTSHHYSAAHPGPENEAFCKAFRADAGTRPNHIAVHAYDGMHLIYEALKKTGGATSGEALVEAMKGLSWQSPRGPLSIDPETREPIQNIYIRRVERVNGELFNVEFATVPNVKDPAKVKA; from the coding sequence ATGTCGCTCAATCGCCGTTCGCTGCTCGCAGGAGCGAGCCTTTCGATGGTTGCCGCCGCCGCGCCGCGCGCTTTCGCGCAGGCCGACACGATCAAGATCGGGCTCATCGCGCCGATGACCGGGCCCTTCACCTCGACGGGGCGCATGCTCGATGCCGGCACGCGGCTCTATATGCGGCAGAAGGGCGAGACGGTCGCCGGCAAGCGCATCCAGCTCATCCTGCGCGACGACACCGGCGTCGCCGATGTGACTCGCCGCATTGCCCAGGAGATGGTCGCCAATGACGGCGTCCATGTGCTGGCGGGCTTTGGCCTGACGCCGCTGGCGCTGGCCGTCGCGCCGCTCGCGACGCAGGCAAAGGTGCCCCAGATCGTGATGATGTCGGCGACCTCCGTGGTCACCGAGCGCTCGCCCTTCATCATCCGCACCGCCTTCACCCAGGCCCAGACCACGGTTCCGCTGGCCGAATGGGCCTATGCCAATGGCGTGCGCAAGGTGGTGAGCCTCGTCGCCGACTATGCGCCCGGCATCGATGCGGAAGCCGGCTTCAACAACCGCTTCAAGGCGCTCGGCGGCGACATCGCCCAAACCATCCGCGCGCCGCTCGCCAACCGCGACTTCGCGCCCTTCCTGCAGCGCGCCGCCGACGCCAAGCCCGATGCGCTCTTCGTCTTCGTTCCGACCGGGCTGGGTGCTGCGCTGATGAAGCAGTTCGTCGAGCGCGGCCTCGACAAGGCCGGTATCCGCGTCCTCGGCGAAGGCAGCGTCACCGAGGACGACATCATCACGCAGATGGACGATTCCGTACTCGGCATGGTGACCTCGCACCACTACTCCGCCGCCCATCCCGGGCCTGAGAACGAAGCCTTCTGCAAGGCTTTCCGGGCGGACGCCGGCACGCGGCCCAACCACATCGCCGTCCACGCCTATGACGGCATGCACCTGATCTACGAGGCCCTGAAGAAGACCGGCGGCGCGACCAGTGGCGAAGCCCTCGTCGAGGCGATGAAGGGCCTCTCCTGGCAGAGCCCGCGCGGCCCCCTGAGCATCGACCCCGAAACCCGCGAGCCGATCCAGAACATCTACATCCGGCGCGTCGAGCGGGTGAATGGCGAGCTCTTCAATGTCGAGTTCGCGACGGTGCCCAACGTCAAGGACCCCGCGAAGGTCAAGGCCTGA
- a CDS encoding NAD(P)-dependent oxidoreductase, with protein MAEATPATIAFIGFGEVGQTFSHGLLASGRVRIRAYDVLFGSGAGHKLETAASTIGVATAASLEEACAGADILFSAVTADKAEAVATQAALWLKPGQVVVDVNSAAPSTKQRAAKAVEAGGADYVEGAVMAPVLKPGIKVPILAGGPLAEPISASLNNLGMNLTPVSEVHGRASAMKLCRSIMIKGLEALMVDCTAASEAWDVKDAVFASLHATFPSIDFHALSADMRERVATHGVRRAAEMREAAEMLAALGLDPELARAVADSQQRGARRS; from the coding sequence ATGGCTGAAGCCACACCGGCAACGATCGCATTCATCGGATTTGGCGAGGTCGGGCAGACCTTCTCGCACGGCCTGCTCGCCAGCGGCCGCGTGCGCATTCGCGCCTATGACGTGCTGTTCGGATCAGGAGCGGGACACAAGCTCGAGACGGCGGCGAGCACTATTGGCGTCGCGACGGCGGCCTCGCTTGAAGAGGCCTGCGCCGGCGCCGACATCCTGTTCTCGGCCGTGACCGCCGACAAGGCGGAAGCGGTCGCGACCCAGGCCGCGCTGTGGCTGAAGCCCGGCCAGGTCGTCGTCGACGTCAACTCGGCCGCACCATCGACCAAGCAGCGCGCGGCGAAGGCCGTCGAGGCCGGCGGAGCGGATTATGTCGAGGGCGCCGTCATGGCGCCCGTGCTCAAGCCCGGCATCAAGGTGCCGATCCTGGCCGGCGGCCCGCTTGCCGAGCCGATTTCGGCCTCGCTCAACAACCTGGGCATGAACCTGACGCCCGTCTCGGAGGTCCATGGCCGCGCCTCGGCGATGAAGCTGTGCCGCAGCATCATGATCAAGGGCCTGGAAGCGCTGATGGTCGATTGCACGGCAGCCAGCGAAGCCTGGGATGTGAAGGACGCGGTCTTCGCGAGCCTCCACGCGACATTCCCCTCGATCGATTTTCACGCGCTGTCTGCCGACATGCGCGAGCGCGTCGCGACCCATGGCGTCCGTCGGGCAGCGGAAATGCGTGAAGCCGCCGAGATGCTCGCCGCGCTCGGGTTGGATCCCGAACTCGCCCGCGCCGTCGCCGACAGCCAGCAGCGGGGTGCCCGTCGCAGCTAG
- a CDS encoding amidohydrolase family protein → MSGLVIRGGRVVDPESGIDAVAEIAVLDGKIAAVGTGLGEAERVIDATGLVVAPGFIDLHAHGQSIPADRMQAFDGVTTTLDLEAGVMPVASWYRRQAEQGRILNYGASTNWAFARIGAMVGINEESSLEAFGRAMRDPRWMDNIASDGEQAGIIARIAQGLDEGGIGIGILNAYAPGAGVQELTAVCQLAAAQGVPTFTHIAYMSRIDPKSAVEAYIRLIGYAGATGAHMHICHFNSSSKTDVDRCAELVMKAQAQGLPITVEAYPYGTGSTVLAAAFFSDPEFETRNGTGYDSVQRVADGRRFRDRQELLAAQAEEPSTLVLWHILDTENNEQHRRMLDLSVLYPGGAIASDAMPWSLPDASIYTGDAWPLPEDATSHPRSAGTFTRFLRHWVRERQAVSLLDGIAKCTLIPAQILAASTPAMRDKGRLRRGADADIVVFDFETLTDRAEFTAMNRPAEGVKHLLVNGHAVIGNGVMEVAARPGQPVRRPVASVA, encoded by the coding sequence ATGAGCGGTTTGGTGATCCGGGGCGGCCGGGTGGTGGATCCTGAAAGCGGGATCGATGCGGTGGCCGAGATAGCGGTGCTCGACGGCAAGATCGCCGCTGTTGGAACCGGGCTCGGCGAGGCCGAGCGGGTCATCGACGCGACGGGGCTGGTCGTGGCGCCCGGCTTCATCGACCTGCACGCGCATGGCCAGTCCATCCCCGCCGACCGCATGCAGGCCTTCGACGGCGTCACCACGACGCTCGATCTGGAAGCCGGCGTGATGCCGGTTGCCTCCTGGTATCGGCGCCAGGCCGAGCAGGGTCGGATCCTGAACTATGGCGCCTCCACCAACTGGGCCTTCGCCCGGATCGGCGCCATGGTCGGCATCAACGAGGAATCGTCCCTGGAGGCGTTCGGCCGCGCCATGCGCGACCCGCGCTGGATGGACAACATCGCCAGCGACGGCGAGCAGGCCGGGATCATCGCGCGCATCGCGCAGGGCCTGGACGAGGGTGGCATCGGCATCGGCATTCTGAATGCCTATGCGCCGGGCGCCGGCGTGCAGGAATTGACGGCGGTCTGCCAGCTCGCGGCGGCGCAGGGCGTGCCGACATTCACCCACATCGCCTATATGTCGCGCATCGATCCCAAAAGCGCGGTCGAGGCCTATATCCGCCTGATCGGCTATGCCGGCGCGACCGGCGCGCATATGCATATCTGCCATTTCAACAGCTCCAGCAAAACCGATGTGGACCGCTGCGCCGAGCTGGTGATGAAGGCGCAGGCACAGGGCCTGCCGATCACGGTCGAGGCCTATCCCTATGGCACCGGCTCCACCGTGCTGGCGGCCGCCTTCTTCAGCGATCCCGAATTCGAGACGCGCAACGGTACCGGCTATGATTCCGTGCAGCGCGTGGCCGATGGGCGCCGCTTCCGCGACCGGCAGGAACTCCTGGCGGCGCAAGCCGAGGAGCCCTCCACGCTGGTGCTCTGGCACATCCTCGACACCGAGAACAACGAACAGCACCGCCGCATGCTCGATCTCTCCGTGCTCTATCCCGGCGGCGCGATCGCCTCCGACGCCATGCCCTGGAGCTTGCCGGATGCCTCGATCTATACCGGCGATGCCTGGCCCCTGCCCGAGGACGCGACCTCGCATCCGCGCTCGGCTGGAACCTTCACGCGCTTCCTGCGCCACTGGGTGCGGGAGCGCCAGGCGGTTTCGCTGCTGGACGGCATCGCCAAATGCACGCTGATCCCGGCGCAGATCCTGGCGGCGAGCACGCCCGCCATGCGCGACAAGGGGCGGCTACGGCGCGGCGCCGATGCCGATATCGTCGTCTTCGATTTCGAGACGCTGACCGACCGGGCCGAATTCACGGCGATGAACCGCCCGGCCGAGGGCGTGAAGCATCTCCTGGTCAATGGGCATGCCGTGATCGGCAACGGTGTCATGGAGGTGGCGGCGCGCCCCGGCCAGCCCGTGCGCCGGCCCGTCGCCTCCGTCGCCTGA
- a CDS encoding MFS transporter: MSSDEARPAADSSDAPPQWISALVTMTAVQAATAFLTRIPPTLAPAFTAERGWSDAIIGYLASLGTLGSIIFLTLGAPMLRRLGSVRALQCGLCLGVIGLLLLLPPFWPAAAAASLLIGLGYGPSSPAGNDVLHRTAPARHRAMIFSIKQAGVPAGGIVAGLILPPVVEAFGWRASLLVSAVLVMLVLLAVQPMRERLDAARTRDQAVTLRAFLSPANIRAPLAALTSSASIVRLAMAGACLALGQGIWFAYLMTFSVSAMGHDLRAAGIAFAIMQASSVVGRMLLGWLADRLGSPRQLLGLMGLASGLTSLAMAFAGPEWSYGLFCTLAVVAGVTVSSWNGVQLSEVARACPPHLVREASAGATLIIFLGYVVGPSVFAVLLMLTHRFDIGFLLCALFGVICFAIMPRRASSPPGGHG, translated from the coding sequence ATGTCTTCAGACGAGGCACGGCCGGCGGCCGACAGTTCCGATGCTCCGCCGCAATGGATCTCGGCGCTCGTGACCATGACCGCCGTCCAGGCGGCAACCGCGTTCCTGACACGCATCCCGCCGACGCTCGCGCCGGCCTTCACGGCGGAAAGGGGCTGGTCGGATGCGATCATCGGCTATCTGGCGAGCCTGGGCACGCTCGGCTCGATCATCTTCCTGACGCTCGGCGCTCCGATGCTGCGCCGGCTGGGCTCGGTACGCGCGCTGCAATGCGGGCTCTGCCTCGGCGTCATCGGATTGCTGCTGCTCCTGCCGCCGTTCTGGCCGGCGGCCGCCGCGGCCTCCCTGCTGATCGGGCTCGGCTACGGCCCGTCCTCGCCGGCGGGCAATGATGTGCTGCACCGGACAGCGCCCGCGCGCCACCGCGCGATGATCTTCTCGATCAAGCAGGCCGGCGTGCCGGCGGGCGGCATCGTCGCCGGCCTGATCCTGCCGCCGGTCGTGGAAGCCTTCGGCTGGCGCGCCTCGCTGCTGGTATCGGCTGTTCTGGTCATGCTCGTGCTTCTCGCCGTGCAGCCCATGCGCGAAAGGCTGGACGCCGCCAGGACGCGCGACCAGGCGGTGACGCTGCGGGCCTTCCTGTCACCGGCCAATATCCGGGCGCCGCTTGCGGCGCTGACCAGCTCGGCCTCCATCGTCAGGCTCGCCATGGCCGGGGCCTGTCTCGCGCTCGGCCAGGGCATCTGGTTTGCCTATCTGATGACGTTCTCGGTCTCCGCCATGGGGCATGATCTCCGCGCAGCCGGCATCGCCTTCGCGATCATGCAGGCGAGCAGCGTCGTCGGCCGCATGCTGCTCGGCTGGCTGGCGGACCGGCTCGGTTCGCCGCGGCAGCTTCTCGGATTGATGGGGCTGGCCTCCGGCCTGACCTCGCTCGCCATGGCCTTCGCCGGGCCGGAATGGTCCTACGGGCTGTTCTGCACGCTCGCAGTGGTGGCGGGCGTCACCGTGTCGAGCTGGAACGGCGTCCAGTTGTCGGAGGTCGCCCGGGCCTGCCCGCCTCATCTCGTCAGGGAAGCCTCCGCCGGTGCGACCTTGATCATCTTTCTGGGCTATGTCGTGGGCCCATCCGTCTTCGCGGTTCTGCTGATGCTCACGCATCGTTTCGATATCGGCTTCCTCCTCTGCGCCCTCTTCGGCGTCATCTGCTTCGCAATCATGCCGCGTCGCGCTTCGAGCCCGCCTGGCGGCCACGGCTAG
- a CDS encoding LysR substrate-binding domain-containing protein: MLELDPYLLRAFLTVAEVGTVNGAALSLNRTQAAVSMQIRKLEDLLGGELFERSSKGLELTTNGVLLVPYAREILRLNSEIGKRLNGKTIEGRVRLGVVEDFAATRLIDILKAFRDQNPKVDIDIIVEPNKRLAAMLENDKLDIAVCDTTRLNRKPTLVWSERLLWVVRADMVVSTQVPLPIIMFEESCPWRTPALKALAGHDMQWNIVCEASTLVAMATAVRVGIGIGPMIAATIPEDCRILDHVAGLPEPVEISIGLYSRTGAPTEASFLVDFISRQSDLSRP, translated from the coding sequence ATGCTCGAGCTCGACCCCTATCTGCTGCGCGCCTTCCTGACCGTCGCCGAGGTCGGAACGGTCAATGGCGCTGCTTTGTCGCTCAATCGCACCCAGGCCGCCGTCAGCATGCAGATCCGCAAGCTTGAGGATCTGCTCGGTGGCGAGCTGTTCGAGCGCTCGTCCAAAGGGCTGGAGCTCACGACCAATGGCGTGCTGCTCGTGCCCTATGCCCGCGAAATCCTGCGGCTCAACAGCGAGATCGGCAAGCGCCTCAACGGCAAGACGATCGAAGGCCGGGTCCGCCTCGGCGTCGTCGAGGATTTCGCCGCGACCCGATTGATCGATATCCTGAAGGCCTTCCGCGACCAGAATCCGAAGGTCGATATCGACATCATCGTCGAGCCCAACAAGCGCCTGGCCGCGATGCTCGAGAACGACAAGCTCGACATTGCCGTCTGCGACACGACCCGGCTCAACCGGAAGCCGACCCTGGTCTGGTCCGAGCGGCTGCTCTGGGTGGTGCGCGCGGACATGGTGGTTTCGACGCAAGTCCCGCTGCCGATCATCATGTTCGAGGAATCCTGCCCCTGGCGCACGCCGGCGCTGAAGGCGCTGGCGGGGCACGACATGCAGTGGAACATCGTCTGCGAGGCCTCGACGCTGGTCGCCATGGCGACCGCGGTGCGCGTCGGCATCGGCATCGGTCCGATGATCGCGGCGACTATCCCTGAGGATTGCCGGATCCTCGACCATGTCGCCGGGCTGCCCGAGCCGGTCGAGATCAGCATCGGGCTCTATTCGCGGACCGGCGCACCGACCGAGGCGAGTTTTCTCGTGGACTTCATTTCCCGACAGAGCGACCTGAGCCGGCCATGA
- a CDS encoding ABC transporter substrate-binding protein: MKRRHFLLGAGAALAGSRLTAPSIVRAQDAKVLRFVPQADLPNLDAVAGTQLVVRNASLLVFDMLYGIGADLTPKPQMCEGHEVSADGKVWTLKLRAGLKFHDGEPVLTRDVIASINRWMPRDGMGQMIQSRLDALEAVDDRSFRFRLKAPFPKLLYALGKSNTPLLVIMPERIARTDPFTQIKEYIGSGPMAFKRDEWVSGSRAIFQRFAGYQPRPEKSDWLAGGKVMKVDRVEWMTMPDPGTAASALQNGEIDWWENPIADLVPLLAKNRAIKVGIADPLGNVGAMRINHLLPPFNNKLCRQALQWAVSQADYMQAIVGEDTALWKEMPSFFTPGTPLYSEAGAERLKGPRQYDKAKELLKQGGYNGEKVVMLVAADVPITKAQGDVTADMLGRIGVNVDYQSLDWGTVGSRRTSKKAVTEGGWNIFFSWHSGVDCINPAPYKGVSASGDKAWFGWPSNDEVEQNIATWYDAPDLAAEKKAIDAVNRAGMDDVTFVPTGFFLGHSAWRNALSGVAQAPFPLFWDVSKG, encoded by the coding sequence ATGAAACGCCGTCACTTCCTTCTGGGCGCAGGAGCCGCCCTGGCCGGCAGCCGCCTCACGGCTCCCAGCATCGTCCGCGCGCAGGACGCCAAGGTGCTTCGCTTCGTGCCCCAGGCCGACCTGCCCAATCTCGACGCCGTCGCCGGCACGCAGCTCGTGGTTCGCAATGCGAGCCTGCTGGTTTTCGACATGCTCTACGGCATCGGCGCCGACCTCACCCCGAAGCCGCAGATGTGCGAGGGCCATGAGGTCTCGGCCGACGGCAAGGTTTGGACGCTGAAGCTGCGTGCCGGGCTGAAGTTCCACGATGGCGAGCCGGTGCTGACCAGGGACGTCATCGCCAGCATCAACCGCTGGATGCCGCGCGACGGCATGGGACAGATGATCCAGTCACGCCTGGATGCGCTGGAGGCGGTCGATGACCGCAGCTTCCGCTTCCGCCTGAAAGCGCCGTTCCCGAAGCTGCTTTACGCACTCGGCAAGAGCAACACGCCGCTCCTGGTGATCATGCCGGAGCGGATCGCCAGGACCGACCCCTTTACCCAGATCAAGGAATATATCGGCTCCGGCCCGATGGCCTTCAAGCGCGACGAATGGGTCTCAGGCTCCCGCGCCATCTTCCAGCGCTTTGCCGGCTATCAACCCCGGCCGGAGAAGAGCGACTGGCTCGCCGGCGGCAAGGTCATGAAGGTCGACCGCGTGGAATGGATGACCATGCCAGACCCCGGCACGGCCGCGAGCGCGCTCCAGAACGGCGAGATCGACTGGTGGGAAAACCCCATCGCCGATCTCGTTCCGCTGCTCGCCAAGAACCGCGCCATCAAGGTCGGCATCGCCGATCCGCTGGGCAATGTCGGCGCCATGCGCATCAACCACCTGCTGCCGCCCTTCAACAACAAACTCTGCCGCCAGGCGCTGCAATGGGCCGTCAGCCAGGCCGACTACATGCAGGCCATCGTCGGCGAGGACACCGCGCTGTGGAAGGAGATGCCGAGCTTCTTTACGCCCGGCACGCCGCTCTACAGCGAGGCCGGCGCCGAGCGCCTGAAGGGCCCGCGCCAATACGACAAGGCGAAGGAGCTCCTGAAGCAGGGCGGCTACAACGGCGAGAAGGTGGTGATGCTGGTCGCCGCTGATGTGCCGATCACCAAGGCCCAGGGCGACGTCACCGCCGACATGCTCGGCCGCATCGGCGTCAATGTCGACTACCAGTCGCTGGACTGGGGCACGGTCGGCTCCCGCCGCACCAGCAAGAAAGCGGTCACCGAGGGCGGCTGGAACATCTTCTTCAGCTGGCATTCCGGCGTCGATTGCATCAACCCCGCCCCTTACAAGGGCGTCAGCGCCAGCGGCGACAAGGCCTGGTTCGGCTGGCCAAGCAATGACGAGGTCGAGCAGAACATCGCCACCTGGTACGATGCGCCCGACCTCGCCGCCGAGAAGAAGGCGATCGACGCCGTCAATCGCGCCGGCATGGACGATGTCACCTTCGTGCCGACCGGCTTCTTCCTCGGCCATTCCGCCTGGCGCAATGCGCTCTCGGGCGTGGCGCAGGCGCCGTTTCCGCTGTTCTGGGACGTCAGCAAGGGCTGA
- a CDS encoding LysR family transcriptional regulator — protein sequence MRMDVLGLQAFVSIAERGSFRAAASHLNLSQTALSHRIRKLEESLATPLLLRTTRQVSLTPAGLALLPRARKIFEELGSAIDEVRADAKDSGEQVVMGCLPTVAMHCMPGVIAEFEKRYDGFRVRVHDNSASEIASKVQSGEAEFGVTIVAANRWDLELKPVVKEPFLLVCHSSMPLAQSESLTWAQLQGLPLVRISAETGNRILIDDALGSRRETLTWRYEVQRVITAVSLVRSAIGYAIVPQLALDIVDAGELVAIPLRSPTVTRTLGIITRKNLPLKPPARYLLKLISEALKRSVSAR from the coding sequence ATGAGGATGGACGTCCTGGGCCTGCAGGCTTTCGTCAGCATTGCCGAACGCGGCAGCTTCCGGGCGGCAGCCTCGCATCTCAACCTGTCGCAGACCGCGCTCAGCCATCGCATCCGCAAGCTCGAGGAATCGCTTGCGACGCCGCTCCTGCTGCGCACGACCCGGCAGGTCTCGCTCACCCCCGCCGGCCTCGCTTTGCTGCCGCGGGCGCGGAAGATCTTCGAGGAGCTCGGCTCCGCGATCGACGAAGTCCGGGCCGATGCGAAGGACAGCGGCGAGCAGGTCGTCATGGGGTGCCTGCCAACGGTGGCGATGCATTGCATGCCAGGCGTGATCGCCGAATTCGAGAAGCGCTATGACGGCTTCCGGGTCAGGGTCCATGACAATTCGGCCTCCGAGATCGCCAGCAAGGTGCAGTCGGGCGAGGCGGAGTTCGGCGTGACCATCGTCGCGGCCAATCGCTGGGACCTCGAGCTCAAGCCGGTGGTCAAGGAGCCCTTCCTGCTCGTCTGCCATAGCAGCATGCCCCTCGCCCAGTCCGAATCCCTGACCTGGGCGCAATTGCAGGGGCTGCCGCTGGTGCGGATCAGCGCCGAGACCGGCAACCGCATCCTGATCGACGATGCGCTCGGATCGCGCCGCGAGACGCTCACCTGGCGCTATGAGGTGCAGCGCGTCATCACCGCCGTCAGCCTGGTTCGCTCGGCCATCGGCTATGCGATCGTGCCGCAGCTCGCACTCGACATCGTCGATGCCGGCGAGCTCGTCGCGATTCCGCTGCGCTCGCCCACGGTCACGCGCACGCTCGGCATCATCACCCGCAAGAACCTGCCGTTGAAGCCGCCCGCCCGCTATCTCCTGAAGCTGATCAGCGAGGCCCTCAAACGCAGCGTCTCGGCGCGGTGA
- a CDS encoding agmatinase translates to MPFNDAALDRLRQRYASAGGGEMHDPHFKAVADTIFQGSDRRKWPFADPATFLDAPFVPDGLSLDTLAGLDVALIGVPMDLGVTNRAGARLGPRAVRAVERIGPYEHVLRVAPLGRLRVADVGDVALSSRYSLADCHADIEACYRMIARTTTIPLSVGGDHSITGSILKGLGAKRPVGMIHIDAHCDTAGPYEGSKFHHGGPFREAVLAGVLDPTRTIQIGIRGGGEYLWEFSFDSGMTVIHAEEVGALGLAAVIEKAKAVVGSGPVYVSFDVDSLDPGFAPGTGTPEVGGLLPREVLEILRGVAGIDIIGGDVVEVAPQYDPTTNTAQVAAQVLFQLLCLVACKGNPVRAG, encoded by the coding sequence ATGCCCTTCAATGATGCCGCCCTCGACCGTCTGCGCCAGCGCTACGCTTCCGCTGGAGGCGGCGAGATGCATGATCCGCATTTCAAGGCGGTCGCCGACACGATCTTTCAGGGCTCGGACCGGCGCAAATGGCCGTTCGCCGACCCGGCGACCTTCCTCGACGCGCCTTTCGTGCCGGATGGACTTTCGCTGGACACGCTCGCCGGGCTCGATGTCGCCCTGATCGGCGTGCCGATGGATCTGGGCGTCACCAACCGCGCCGGTGCGCGACTGGGGCCGCGGGCCGTGCGCGCCGTCGAGCGGATCGGACCTTACGAGCACGTCCTGCGCGTCGCGCCACTGGGCAGGCTGCGTGTCGCCGATGTCGGCGATGTCGCGCTGAGCAGCCGCTACAGCCTGGCCGATTGCCATGCCGATATCGAGGCCTGCTACCGCATGATCGCCAGGACGACGACGATACCGCTCTCGGTCGGCGGCGACCACTCGATCACCGGCTCGATCCTGAAGGGGCTGGGCGCCAAACGCCCGGTCGGCATGATCCATATCGACGCGCATTGCGACACGGCCGGCCCCTATGAAGGTTCGAAATTCCATCATGGCGGCCCGTTCCGGGAGGCGGTCCTGGCCGGGGTGCTCGACCCGACCAGGACGATCCAGATCGGGATTCGCGGCGGCGGCGAATATCTCTGGGAGTTCTCGTTCGATTCCGGAATGACCGTGATCCACGCCGAGGAGGTCGGCGCGCTGGGGCTTGCGGCCGTGATCGAGAAGGCGAAGGCCGTCGTCGGCTCCGGACCTGTCTATGTCTCCTTCGACGTCGACAGCCTCGACCCGGGCTTCGCGCCGGGTACCGGCACGCCCGAGGTCGGGGGCCTGTTGCCGCGCGAAGTGCTGGAGATCCTGCGTGGCGTCGCAGGCATCGACATCATCGGCGGCGACGTCGTCGAGGTCGCTCCGCAATATGACCCGACCACGAATACGGCGCAGGTAGCGGCGCAGGTCCTGTTCCAGCTGCTCTGCCTCGTGGCCTGCAAGGGTAATCCTGTAAGAGCAGGATAG